A window of Callospermophilus lateralis isolate mCalLat2 chromosome 13, mCalLat2.hap1, whole genome shotgun sequence contains these coding sequences:
- the Idi2 gene encoding isopentenyl-diphosphate delta-isomerase 2: MSEVHPDWLSEHQLRRLKEMLVVVDEDDTVLGEDTKGNCHLNENIEKGLLHRAFSVVLFNTEKKVLIQKRSDVKLTFPGHFTDSCCSHPLYNPAELEEKDALGVKRAALRRLQAELGIPQEQLSTDDIVFMTRYHYKAKSDQIWGEHEICYLLLVKKNVTIHPDPSEVDSCCYLAQEELEELLEKAARGEVKVTPWLRIIAERFLYKWWPHLDEVTQFVELHKIHRM; the protein is encoded by the exons ATGTCTGAAGTCCATCCCGACTGGCTCAGTGAACACCAACTACGACGCCTAAAGGAAATGCTCGTTGTGGTTGATGAAGATGACACGGTCCTTGGGGAGGACACCAAGGGGAACTGCCATCTGAACGAGAACATCGAGAAAG GGCTGCTGCACAGAGCCTTCAGTGTGGTTTTGTTCAATACAGAGAAGAAAGTCCTGATCCAGAAGCGATCAGACGTCAAGCTGACTTTTCCTG GGCATTTTACTGACTCCTGTTGTAGTCACCCGTTATACAACCCTGCAGAACTGGAAGAAAAGGACGCCTTGGGAGTGAAGAGGGCAGCCCTGAGACGCCTGCAGGCTGAGCTGGGAATTCCCCAGGAGCAG CTTTCTACAGATGACATAGTGTTTATGACAAGATATCATTACAAAGCAAAATCAGATCAAATTTGGGGAGAACATGAGATCTGCTACCTTCTCTTAGTGAAGAAGAATGTGACCATCCACCCAGATCCCAGTGAAGTTGACAGCTGCTGCTACCTGGCTCAGGAGGAATTGGAAGAGCTCCTGGAAAAGGCAGCCAGGGGTGAAGTGAAGGTCACACCCTGGCTGAGAATCATTGCAGAGAGGTTTCTGTATAAGTGGTGGCCTCACTTGGATGAAGTGACCCAGTTTGTGGAGCTTCATAAGATACACAGAATGTGA